The Bacillus vallismortis genome window below encodes:
- the citM gene encoding citrate transporter CitM, with protein MLAILGFLMMLVFMALIMTKRLSVLTALVLTPIVFALIAGFGFTEVGDMMISGIQQVAPTAVMIMFAILYFGIMIDTGLFDPVVGKILSMVKGDPLKIVVGTAVLTMLVALDGDGSTTYMITTSAMLPLYLLLGIRPIILAGIAGVGMGIMNTIPWGGATPRAASALGVDPAELTGPMIPVIASGMLCMVAVAYVLGKAERKRLGVIELKQPANANEPAAAVEDEWKRPKLWWFNLLLTLSLIGCLVSGKVSLTVLFVIAFCIALIVNYPNLEHQRQRISAHSANVLAIGSMIFAAGVFTGILTGTKMVDEMAISLVSMIPEQMGGLIPAIVALTSGIFTFLMPNDAYFYGVLPILSETAVAYGVDKVEIARASIIGQPIHMLSPLVPSTHLLVGLVGVSIDDHQKFALKWAVLAVIVMTAVALLIGTISISV; from the coding sequence GTGTTAGCAATCTTAGGCTTTCTCATGATGCTCGTGTTTATGGCATTGATCATGACAAAACGGCTCTCTGTACTGACAGCGTTAGTTTTGACGCCGATTGTGTTTGCGCTCATCGCCGGATTTGGATTTACTGAAGTCGGGGACATGATGATTTCTGGGATTCAGCAGGTAGCGCCGACTGCGGTCATGATAATGTTTGCGATTTTATATTTTGGAATTATGATTGATACAGGACTGTTTGATCCTGTGGTTGGGAAAATCTTAAGCATGGTCAAAGGCGACCCGTTAAAAATTGTTGTCGGGACCGCGGTTCTCACGATGCTCGTCGCCTTGGACGGGGATGGTTCGACCACTTATATGATTACGACAAGCGCGATGCTTCCTCTCTATCTGCTGCTCGGCATCCGGCCGATTATCCTGGCGGGCATCGCGGGTGTCGGCATGGGGATCATGAACACGATTCCGTGGGGAGGCGCGACGCCGCGGGCGGCGAGTGCGCTGGGGGTTGATCCGGCTGAGCTAACAGGGCCGATGATTCCTGTCATCGCAAGCGGGATGCTTTGTATGGTTGCGGTTGCGTATGTGCTTGGAAAAGCAGAACGAAAACGCCTTGGCGTCATTGAACTGAAACAGCCGGCCAATGCCAATGAACCGGCAGCTGCGGTTGAAGATGAGTGGAAGCGGCCGAAGCTATGGTGGTTCAATTTATTGTTAACGCTTTCTTTGATAGGATGTTTAGTATCGGGGAAAGTCAGTTTAACCGTACTGTTTGTCATTGCGTTCTGCATCGCACTGATTGTGAATTATCCAAACCTTGAGCACCAGAGACAGCGCATTTCGGCGCATTCCGCCAACGTGCTTGCGATTGGCTCGATGATTTTTGCTGCGGGGGTTTTTACGGGGATTTTGACAGGCACCAAAATGGTTGATGAAATGGCGATTTCGCTCGTGTCTATGATTCCAGAACAAATGGGCGGGCTGATCCCGGCGATTGTGGCCTTAACAAGCGGCATTTTCACATTCCTGATGCCGAATGACGCGTATTTCTACGGGGTGTTGCCGATTTTATCAGAAACGGCTGTCGCATACGGTGTGGATAAAGTGGAAATTGCCAGAGCTTCTATCATCGGCCAGCCCATTCATATGCTGAGCCCGCTTGTCCCGTCCACTCATTTGCTTGTCGGACTTGTCGGGGTTTCTATTGACGATCATCAAAAATTCGCATTGAAGTGGGCGGTTCTCGCAGTCATCGTCATGACGGCTGTTGCTCTATTGATAGGCACCATCTCTATTTCCGTATGA
- a CDS encoding MOSC domain-containing protein yields the protein MKTPHYSVLSLNLGKPQTLEYDGKKIETGIMKQPADSAVMLYRENFDGDGQADLINHGGPDKAVCVYPAEHYPFWEEFLSRPLPSAAFGENLTVKGLTEENVCIGDVYKLDEAVVQVSQPRQPCVKLAKKFGVKDMVMKVQETGYTGFYFRVLEAGRVSPGAKLELLSRGEKDISVQFANRIKYHDAKNLAAIERILSEDTLSESWRASFMKKRDRLQPAE from the coding sequence ATGAAAACACCGCACTATTCAGTTCTTTCTCTTAATCTCGGGAAGCCGCAGACGCTTGAATATGACGGAAAGAAAATCGAAACCGGCATCATGAAGCAGCCGGCTGATTCCGCTGTCATGCTGTATCGGGAGAATTTTGATGGAGACGGACAGGCGGATCTCATCAATCATGGGGGACCTGATAAGGCGGTCTGTGTCTATCCGGCAGAGCACTATCCGTTTTGGGAAGAGTTCCTCTCAAGACCGCTGCCAAGCGCTGCGTTTGGTGAAAATCTGACCGTCAAGGGCCTGACCGAGGAGAACGTTTGCATCGGGGATGTGTACAAGCTTGATGAAGCTGTTGTCCAGGTCAGCCAGCCGCGCCAGCCGTGTGTAAAGCTGGCGAAAAAGTTTGGCGTAAAGGATATGGTGATGAAGGTTCAAGAAACCGGCTATACCGGATTTTATTTTCGCGTGCTGGAAGCGGGCAGAGTGTCTCCCGGCGCCAAACTTGAATTGCTGTCCAGAGGCGAGAAAGACATATCCGTTCAATTCGCAAACCGTATCAAATACCATGATGCGAAAAACCTCGCCGCCATTGAACGGATTTTAAGTGAAGACACACTGTCGGAAAGCTGGAGAGCGTCCTTTATGAAAAAAAGGGACAGGCTGCAGCCGGCTGAATAG
- the nosA gene encoding nitric oxide synthase has protein sequence MKEKEILWNEAKAFIAACYQELGKEEEVKDRLDSIKSEIDRTGSYTHTKEELAHGAKMAWRNSNRCIGRLFWNSLNVIDRRDVRTKEDVRGALFHHIETATNNGKIRPTITIFPPEEKGEKQVEIWNHQLIRYAGYESGGERIGDPASRSLTAACEQLGWRGERTDFDLLPLIFRMKGDEQPVWYELPRSLVIEVPITHPDIEAFSDLGLKWYGVPIISDMKLEVGGIHYNAAPFNGWYMGTEIGARNLADEKRYDKLKKVASVIGITADYNADLWKDQALVELNKAVLHSYKKQGVSIVDHHTAASQFKRFEEQEEEAGRELTGDWTWLIPPISPAATHIFHRSYDNAIVKPNYFYQDKPYE, from the coding sequence TTGAAAGAAAAAGAAATACTCTGGAACGAAGCGAAAGCGTTTATTGCAGCATGCTATCAGGAGTTGGGGAAGGAAGAGGAAGTGAAAGACCGTCTCGATAGCATAAAAAGTGAAATTGACCGGACCGGGAGCTATACACATACGAAGGAAGAGCTTGCTCACGGAGCGAAAATGGCTTGGAGAAACAGCAATCGCTGCATCGGCAGATTGTTCTGGAATTCTCTGAATGTCATCGACAGGCGTGACGTCCGTACGAAGGAGGATGTGCGGGGCGCCCTTTTTCATCACATTGAAACCGCCACAAATAACGGGAAAATCAGGCCGACCATTACGATTTTTCCTCCGGAAGAGAAGGGTGAAAAGCAAGTCGAGATTTGGAATCATCAGCTGATACGGTATGCTGGTTATGAGTCAGGCGGAGAAAGAATCGGCGACCCGGCTTCCCGTTCCCTTACCGCAGCCTGCGAACAGCTTGGCTGGCGCGGAGAGCGAACCGATTTTGACTTGCTGCCGCTCATTTTTCGCATGAAAGGCGACGAACAGCCTGTCTGGTATGAACTGCCGCGTTCACTTGTCATCGAGGTTCCAATCACACATCCGGACATCGAAGCGTTTTCTGATCTGGGGCTGAAATGGTACGGCGTGCCAATTATTTCTGATATGAAGCTCGAGGTCGGAGGCATTCATTATAATGCCGCGCCGTTTAACGGCTGGTACATGGGCACGGAGATCGGAGCAAGAAACCTGGCGGATGAAAAGCGATACGACAAGCTCAAAAAAGTGGCGTCCGTTATCGGCATCACCGCTGATTACAATGCTGATTTATGGAAGGATCAAGCGCTTGTTGAACTGAATAAAGCGGTGCTGCACTCGTATAAAAAGCAAGGTGTCAGCATCGTTGACCATCATACGGCAGCAAGCCAGTTCAAACGGTTTGAAGAACAGGAGGAAGAAGCGGGCAGAGAACTGACGGGGGACTGGACGTGGCTGATTCCGCCGATTTCACCCGCTGCCACTCATATCTTCCACCGTTCCTATGATAACGCAATCGTTAAGCCGAATTACTTTTATCAGGATAAGCCCTACGAATAA
- a CDS encoding MBL fold metallo-hydrolase → MSDPYMPLTSVRSGTGFEAAKGVHGVTVQIANVYFIQLPSEPHSFVLIDAGMPQSADMIVNEAKQRFGDDFQLKAIILTHGHFDHIGAIEELLEHWDVPVYVHSREMPYVTGKEDYPQARPDSKSGLVAKLSPLFPRHSIDISSQVQALPEDGSVPFLDEWMWIATPGHTPGHISLFREEGRVLVAGDAVITVEQEKMADVLIQKQELHGPPAYFTPDTETAAESIQKLAGLEPEALLTGHGIPMTGKNFRSDLTELANRLSSL, encoded by the coding sequence ATGAGTGATCCTTATATGCCGCTGACTTCAGTCAGAAGCGGAACGGGGTTTGAAGCGGCAAAAGGAGTGCACGGCGTAACTGTGCAAATTGCGAATGTTTATTTTATTCAGCTGCCTTCTGAACCTCACTCATTTGTTTTAATTGATGCCGGCATGCCTCAATCAGCCGACATGATAGTCAATGAAGCTAAACAACGATTTGGCGATGATTTTCAGCTCAAGGCGATTATCCTTACACACGGGCACTTTGATCATATCGGGGCAATCGAAGAGCTTCTTGAGCATTGGGATGTTCCTGTTTATGTCCATTCTCGGGAAATGCCTTATGTAACAGGTAAAGAGGATTATCCTCAGGCTCGTCCTGACAGCAAAAGCGGGCTGGTTGCCAAGCTTTCGCCGCTGTTTCCGCGGCACTCTATCGATATTTCGTCACAAGTGCAGGCACTGCCGGAAGACGGCTCTGTACCGTTTCTTGACGAATGGATGTGGATTGCGACTCCCGGACACACCCCCGGCCATATTTCGTTATTTCGCGAGGAGGGGCGTGTGCTTGTGGCAGGCGATGCTGTCATTACAGTGGAACAGGAGAAAATGGCTGACGTCTTGATTCAAAAACAGGAGCTTCATGGGCCGCCGGCTTATTTTACGCCTGATACAGAGACGGCAGCAGAATCCATTCAGAAGCTTGCCGGCCTTGAACCGGAAGCGCTGCTGACCGGGCACGGCATACCGATGACCGGCAAAAACTTTCGCAGCGACTTAACTGAATTGGCAAATCGCCTATCGTCTCTTTGA
- a CDS encoding YflJ family protein: protein MHYGSKGWYVAELKKQGITHYEGRKLQSYKTYFLANLLETKKN from the coding sequence ATGCATTACGGCAGTAAAGGCTGGTATGTGGCAGAATTAAAAAAGCAGGGGATCACGCACTATGAAGGAAGAAAGCTTCAAAGCTATAAAACCTATTTTCTTGCCAACCTGCTTGAAACAAAGAAAAATTGA
- a CDS encoding acylphosphatase — protein MLQYRIVADGRVQGVGFRYFVQMEADKRKLAGWVKNRDDGRVEILAEGPENTLQSFLEAVKKGSPFSKVTDLSVTESSSLEGHQRFSIVYS, from the coding sequence ATGCTTCAATATCGAATCGTTGCAGACGGCCGGGTTCAAGGTGTGGGCTTTCGCTATTTTGTTCAAATGGAAGCTGACAAGCGAAAACTGGCAGGCTGGGTCAAAAACCGTGATGACGGCCGTGTCGAGATTTTGGCGGAAGGCCCGGAAAACACGTTACAATCGTTTCTTGAGGCTGTAAAAAAAGGCAGTCCTTTCTCAAAGGTTACCGACCTCTCAGTCACTGAATCCAGCAGTCTAGAAGGCCATCAACGATTTTCCATTGTTTATTCGTAG